A section of the Chiloscyllium plagiosum isolate BGI_BamShark_2017 chromosome 4, ASM401019v2, whole genome shotgun sequence genome encodes:
- the rad21b gene encoding RAD21 cohesin complex component b: MFYAHFVLSKRGPLAKIWLAAHWDKKLTKAHVFECNLESSVESIISPKVKMALRTSGHLLLGVVRIYHRKAKYLLADCNEAFIKIKMAFRPGVVDLPEENREAAYNAITLPEEFHDFDQPLPDLDDIDVAQQFTLNQSRVEEITMREEVGNITLLQDNDFGDFGVDDREIMREGSTFEEDIMGSTSDSNLLLEPVQNTTAQLAEKSNHLAYDDPLKNDGFGDGIDGGILDDKLLSHDDGGIFDDPPVLPDGGVLMPEEPIHNDDEDDVMSMGGPDSPDSDDPVEPLPTMTDQTTLVPNEEEAFALEPIDITVKETKAKRKRKLIVDSVKELDSKTIRAQLSDYSDIVTTLDLAPPTKKLMMWKETGGVEKLFSLPAQPLWNNRLLKLFTRCLTPIVPDELRKKRKGGEADNLEQFLKEIENPEVPREEQHPQQQQRDIIDEPILEEPSRLQESILESSRTALDESIMPPPQRVVKRKSKEMESEPTVPQDEQQQPQQQEQELQIPPVELPPEEQLHITDLVPELAILPEKKEKDEEEEEEEEETVGGDQDQEERRWNKRTQQMLHGLQRALAKTGAESISLTDLCRKNNRKQAAAKFYSFLVLKKQQAIELTQTEPYSDIIATPGPRFNIV, translated from the exons ATGTTTTACGCTCACTTTGTGTTGAGCAAACGTGGGCCACTAGCCAAAATCTGGCTTGCGGCCCATTGGGACAAGAAGCTTACCAAAGCCCATGTGTTTGAATGTAATCTGGAGAGCAGTGTGGAAAGTATAATTTCTCCAAAG GTTAAGATGGCTTTGCGAACCTCTGGACACCTTTTACTGGGTGTGGTGAGGATTTATCATCGAAAAGCTAAATATCTGCTGGCAGACTGTAATGAAGCCTTCATAAAGATTAAAATGGCTTTCCGTCCAG GGGTTGTAGATCTTCCAGAGGAGAACAGAGAAGCTGCATACAATGCTATCACTTTGCCTGAAGAATTTCATGATTTTGACCAGCCGTTACCTGACTTAGA TGATATTGATGTGGCTCAACAGTTTACCTTGAATCAGAGTAGAGTGGAAGAGATCACGATGCGAGAGGAAGTGGGCAACATAACTTTACTTCAGGACAATGACTTTG GTGATTTTGGTGTTGATGATCGTGAGATCATGCGAGAAGGCAGCACATTTGAAGAGGATATAATGGGAAGCACCAGTGATTCTAATCTGTTGTTGGAGCCAGTGCAAAACACCACAGCCCAGCTGGCTGAGAAAAGTAACCATTTGGCGTATGACGATCCCCTCAAAAATGATGGATTTGGAGATGGAATTGATGGTGGAATTCTTG ATGACAAACTTTTAAGTCATGATGATGGTGGTATTTTTGATGATCCGCCGGTGCTACCTGATGGAGGAGTTTTAATGCCAGAGGAACCTATTCATAatgatgatgaagatgatgtTATGTCCA TGGGTGGGCCAGACAGTCCGGATTCTGATGATCCAGTTGAACCTCTACCGACAATGACTGATCAGACAACTTTAGTACCAAATGAAGAAGAAGCATTTGCTTTGGAGCCAATTGATATAACTG TTAAGGAAACAAAAGCCAAAAGAAAGCGGAAACTGATTGTTGATAGTGTAAAAGAACTGGACAGTAAAACAATTCGGGCACAGTTAAGTGACTACTCTGACATTGTAACTACGTTGGATCTTGCACCACCTACCAAGAAACTTATGATGTGGAAAGAAACCGGTGGTGTGGAGAAATTGTTCTCACTTCCAGCTCAGCCTCTTTGGAATAACAGGTTGCTTAAG CTTTTTACGCGCTGCCTCACGCCAATTGTTCCAGATGAGctaagaaaaaagagaaaaggaggTGAAGCAGACAACTTGGAACAATTCCTGAAAGAGATTGAAAATCCAGAAGTGCCAAGGGAGGAGCAGCATCCACAACAGCAGCAGCGTGACATAATTG ATGAACCTATCTTGGAAGAGCCTAGTCGTCTACAGGAATCCATATTGGAAAGCAGTAGAACTGCACTAGATGAGTCCATTATGCCGCCACCACAGAGAGTCGTTAAACGCAAATCAAAGGAAATGGAATCTGAACCCACAGTACCT CAAGATGAGCAACAACAGCCACAGCAGCAAGAACAAGAGCTGCAAATTCCACCAGTAGAGCTTCCTCCAGAGGAACAACTGCACATCACTGACCTTGTTCCAGAACTTGCTATTCTAccagagaagaaagaaaaagatgaagaagaggaagaggag GAAGAAGAAACCGTGGGAGGTGACCAGGATCAGGAAGAGAGGCGGTGGAACAAAAGAACCCAGCAAATGCTTCATGGTCTACAG